The following coding sequences lie in one Pirellulales bacterium genomic window:
- a CDS encoding N-acetylmuramoyl-L-alanine amidase, translating into MLLEFAGGCQHRAELVASGARPSLGERLMYGPTWLPELLMPTQLAGPARVAPPPGANTEPLQSMSAGALTRADVPPALRPVSVARRSPAVGAPAADHRLPAADRVLPAAWEPSTAPRPWRYLVLHHSASEHGDVESIDAAHRQRTDRAGQPWLGIGYHFVVGNGQGMADGLVEPTFRWREQLHGAHAGDREHNEQGIGICLVGDFDRVPPTERQLAATTALVTALADRFQIKRSEILRHRELKETACPGRLFELDGVLGQLPFEPTAASAVPQMDLPAQLPAASVR; encoded by the coding sequence ATGCTCCTCGAGTTCGCCGGTGGCTGTCAGCATCGTGCCGAACTCGTGGCAAGCGGCGCTCGACCCAGTCTGGGTGAGCGGCTGATGTATGGTCCGACCTGGCTACCGGAATTGTTGATGCCTACCCAACTCGCCGGACCCGCGCGCGTCGCCCCGCCGCCGGGAGCAAACACCGAGCCGCTGCAGTCAATGTCGGCCGGCGCGCTGACGCGGGCGGACGTGCCTCCCGCGTTGCGGCCTGTGTCGGTGGCGCGGCGCTCGCCTGCCGTGGGTGCCCCGGCGGCAGACCATAGATTGCCTGCGGCGGACCGCGTGTTGCCTGCGGCTTGGGAGCCGAGCACCGCGCCGCGTCCGTGGCGATACCTCGTGCTGCATCATTCGGCGAGCGAACACGGCGACGTCGAATCGATCGACGCGGCCCACCGCCAGCGGACCGATCGCGCTGGCCAACCCTGGCTGGGGATCGGCTATCATTTCGTCGTCGGCAACGGCCAAGGCATGGCCGACGGCCTCGTCGAACCCACGTTTCGCTGGCGCGAACAGTTGCACGGCGCTCACGCGGGCGATCGCGAGCACAACGAGCAAGGAATCGGCATCTGTCTCGTGGGCGACTTCGATCGAGTGCCGCCTACGGAGCGTCAACTTGCCGCCACGACCGCTTTGGTAACGGCCCTGGCGGACCGGTTTCAGATCAAACGCAGTGAGATTCTGCGTCACCGCGAGCTGAAAGAGACTGCCTGTCCCGGGCGGTTGTTCGAGCTCGACGGCGTGTTGGGTCAGCTTCCCTTCGAGCCGACCGCTGCAAGTGCGGTCCCGCAAATGGATCTGCCGGCCCAGTTGCCGGCTGCGAGCGTCCGCTGA
- the mdh gene encoding malate dehydrogenase has product MKRAKISIIGAGNVGATTAHWCAAAELGDIVLLDVPAVENMPRGKALDLMQSSPIMGFDSTVTGTNDYADTAGSDVVVITAGIARKPGMSRDDLLSTNAKIVGSVAEQVKNTSPNSIIIVVSNPLDAMVQRALQVSGFPSHRVLGQAGVLDTARYRTFISMELGVSVEDISAMLMGGHGDTMVPMPSCTSVGGIPVTRLMNPKRLDEIVDRARKGGGEIVALLKTGSAYYAPAAATAQMVEAIVRDKKRLIPCAAYCDREYGVGGYYVGVPVILGAAGVEKIVELELTAQEAADFKKSVDAVKELVTAMASLT; this is encoded by the coding sequence ATGAAGCGTGCAAAGATCAGCATCATCGGCGCCGGCAACGTGGGGGCTACCACTGCTCATTGGTGCGCGGCGGCCGAACTGGGCGATATCGTGCTGCTCGACGTCCCGGCCGTCGAAAACATGCCGCGCGGCAAGGCGCTCGACCTGATGCAGTCTTCGCCGATCATGGGCTTCGACTCCACTGTCACCGGCACGAACGACTATGCCGACACGGCCGGCAGCGACGTGGTCGTGATCACCGCCGGCATTGCCCGCAAGCCGGGGATGAGCCGCGACGACCTGCTATCGACCAATGCGAAGATCGTCGGCTCGGTGGCCGAGCAGGTGAAAAACACCAGCCCGAACTCGATCATCATCGTCGTCAGCAATCCGCTCGACGCGATGGTGCAGCGGGCTCTGCAGGTCAGCGGCTTTCCCAGCCACCGCGTGCTCGGCCAGGCGGGGGTGCTCGACACGGCCCGGTATCGCACGTTCATCTCCATGGAATTGGGCGTCAGCGTCGAGGACATCTCGGCGATGCTGATGGGCGGCCACGGCGACACGATGGTGCCGATGCCGAGCTGCACGTCGGTCGGCGGCATCCCGGTGACGCGGCTGATGAACCCCAAGCGGTTGGATGAAATCGTCGACCGCGCCCGCAAGGGCGGCGGCGAGATTGTCGCGTTGCTGAAGACCGGCAGCGCGTACTACGCGCCGGCCGCCGCCACGGCCCAAATGGTCGAGGCGATCGTGCGCGACAAGAAGCGGCTGATTCCGTGCGCCGCCTATTGCGATCGGGAATACGGCGTCGGCGGCTACTACGTCGGCGTGCCGGTGATTCTCGGCGCGGCCGGCGTCGAGAAGATCGTCGAGTTGGAGTTGACCGCACAAGAAGCCGCCGACTTCAAGAAGAGCGTCGACGCGGTAAAGGAACTCGTCACGGCGATGGCGTCGCTGACCTGA
- a CDS encoding RNA polymerase sigma factor has protein sequence MSLAAADFQRLVDEHGAVLYRLAYRLIGDSGEAEDVVQETFRSVWKSRRRFDPARGERAWLTAILRRRAADRWRRQPPCHVHVDDSLLEVGFELPDPAESGYSDEMQWALDQLAPELRETLLLVVVGELTHQEAGRVLQVPLGTVLSRVARARARLRQLLSVQARCQERRDTQRMQP, from the coding sequence TTGTCCCTTGCAGCCGCCGATTTCCAGCGACTGGTCGACGAGCATGGTGCGGTGCTCTACCGGCTCGCGTATCGCCTGATCGGCGATAGTGGCGAGGCCGAAGATGTCGTTCAAGAGACTTTTCGCTCGGTGTGGAAGAGTCGCCGGCGCTTCGATCCGGCGCGCGGCGAACGCGCCTGGCTGACGGCCATTCTCCGCCGCCGTGCCGCCGATCGCTGGCGCCGCCAGCCGCCCTGCCATGTGCATGTCGACGACAGCCTGCTCGAGGTCGGCTTCGAATTGCCCGACCCCGCCGAGTCGGGCTACAGCGACGAAATGCAGTGGGCGCTTGACCAATTGGCCCCCGAGCTACGCGAGACCCTGCTCCTCGTGGTGGTCGGCGAATTGACCCATCAAGAGGCCGGAAGGGTCTTGCAGGTGCCCTTGGGCACCGTGCTATCGCGCGTGGCCCGGGCACGCGCGCGACTGCGTCAGCTTTTATCGGTGCAGGCTCGTTGCCAGGAGCGTCGCGACACCCAGCGCATGCAGCCATGA